The genomic interval TTATTTTTGCAGAGTGATGTACCGCAGATTCCAGAGTTGTATCTCATCTTTAATATGCTGGCTTATCTAGGTGAACTGGAGCGCTCGGCATCATTCAAAGATAAAGTGAGAGAGCAGCCTAATAATGTCAATGCCGGGTTGCTGACTTATCCGGTGCTTATGGCGGTTGATATTGTTATTCATAAGGCGGACAAAGTTCCAGTGGGAAAAGATCAGCAACAACATCTGGAAATGACACGTGATTTTGTCCATCGTTTCAACCACCTATATGGGGTAGAATATTTCCCCGAGCCCAAAGCTTTCAACTTCGATGGAGCATTGGTTTCGGTGCCCAGTCTTGACGGTGAGGGAAAGATGAGTAAATCTAAAGGAGAAAACACTTGTATATATCTATCCGATGAACCGGAGGCAATTCGCAAAAAAGTAATGCGCGCAGTAACGGATACAGGACCGACTCAGCCAAACTCCGAAAAACCAATAGCAGTAAAAAATCTGTTTGATTTGATGAAACTGGTTTCCTCTAAAGACGCAATTGTTGATTTTGAAACGAAGTATAACAACTGCACCATTCGCTATGGTGATATGAAGAAACAAGTGGCAGAGGACATGGTTCTATTCCTATCGCCTATCCGTGAGCGAATTAAAGAATTGAGCCAAAACGAAAAGATGTTGAACGAAATAATAGGGGATGGCGGTGCTAAAGCTCGTATAAGCGCTGCAAAAACAATCGGGGAAGTGAGGGAAATAATTGGGATAAAAAGCTTTTGAGACTGAAACAATTTCTATTTTCGGCACAAACATAAACTTAGTCACTAAAGAGCATTCCAAACCTGATAAACAAGCAAAAACCTATGGCGAAAAAGAAATCGGCATCTAAAGCTAAAAGTAAGCCCGTAAAAAAGACAGGGAAGAAAGTTGTGTTACCCGTAGCGAAGAAAGCCTCAAGGTCTGCTACAAAGAAGACTGTGAAGTCGGTAGCAAAGAAAGTTGCTAAACCGGCTACTAAAAAGACAGCTACTGTTAAGAGTCCTCCGGTAGTGGCAAAGAAACTTGCAGGCTCCAAAAGGCCAATTAAACATATTGCTATTGCGGGGAATATTGGCTCCGGTAAAACTACTCTTGCTAAAATTCTTTCTAAACACTTTGCTTGGATTCCTGAGTTTGTGGATGTAGAAAGTAATCCATACCTGAATGATTTTTATGAAGATATGCCAAGGTGGTCATTCAATCTTCAGGTGCATTTTCTTAATTCTCGTTTCAAACAACTGCTCGAAATTCAAAAGGGACATGAGACCGTTATTCAAGACAGAACTATTTATGAAGATGCCATGATATTTGCGCCCAATCTTCATTCATTGGGGCTGATGACCACTAGAGATTTTGAAAACTATTCACAACTTTTTCGCACTATTTCATCTTTGATCAAACCGCCTGATTTATTGATATATCTCCGAGCCAGCGTTCCAACTTTGGTGAATCAGATTCAGAAACGAGGCAGAGAATATGAAGACAACCTACGGTTAGATTATCTACGCAAGTTGAATGAATATTATGAAAAGTGGATTACAAGCTACCAATCAGGCAACCTACTTATTATAGATGTGGACAAGTCCAACTTTGCCGATGAAGAAGAAGCGCAGGGGGAAGTTATCAATAAGGTGAGCGCTGAGTTGTTCGGTTTGTTTTGATTCTGGCTTTACCCTTTTGCTTTCCGATTAACGTAGTGGGAAATGAATTCTATAGATTAGTGTTTTAATCTGGCAGGCACTATCGAGATTTTCATTGATTATTCTGAGGGACTCTTTTTGCAATCTATTAGTCTTCCTACATTCGCACGCTGTTTTAAGAAATGAAGATTCTGCAAATCACCAAAAAATTTCCTCATCCGGTAAAGGACGGAGAGGTAATTGGCATCATCAACCTTACCAAAGGTTTTGCGGCACAAGGTCACGAGGTAACCGTTCTTTCATTAAATACTAAAAAACACTATTTTCCCCCAGAAAACCTTCCGGAAGACGAGAAGAGTATAGCAAAGTTTATATCTGTGGATATTGACACCACCCTCCATCCGCTCAAGGCTTTTCTCAACCTATTTACTTCAAAGTCCTACAATATTGAACGCTTTTATTCAACAGATTTTGAAAACAAAATTGCCGAGGTGCTGGCAACCAATTCATTTGATTTAATTTTACTCGAAGGAATTTATTTGATGCGGTATATCGAGGTTATTAGAAAGAACACAGCCGCTAGAGTATTGCTCCGACCACAAAATGTTGAATTCATAATTTGGGAACGCCTATACCGAACCGAAAAGCATATCTTAAAACGAATGTATTTAAAAGTCCTTTCCCATAGGATGAAGCAATTTGAAATATCCAATCTCAACCTGGCTGATATCATGATACCGGTCAGTGAAAACGATATGAAGATATTTCTCGCTCACGGTTGTACAGTGCCACATACTTCTATCCCTACCGGATACATATTTGATACGCTGCCGCTAATAAATTCGAACGAAGAAAATGTCGTGGCCTTTATCGGCGGTATGGACTGGATGCCCAATCGGGAAGGCGTAGAGTGGTTTATCCAGAAAGTCTGGACGCAAGTGGTTGCTGAAATACCCGATGCCAAATTTTATCTAGCGGGCAGGAATTTCCCCGATGAAATCAGAAACCTGAAAGTTAAAGGCCTTATTATTGTTGGCGAAGTGAATGACGCCGTCCAATTTATTTCTTCTAAATCAATTTCCATTGTTCCACTCTTTGCCGGAAGTGGTATGCGCGTAAAGATTATAGAAGCAATGGCTTTGGGCAGGGCAGTAATTTCTACTTCTGTTGGTGCAGAGAGTCTGGCTTTTACAGATGGCAAGGATATATTGATTGCCGACGATGCGAATACTTTTGCTCAAGCCGTGATTAAAACCCTCAGCGACCATCAACTACGAATGGATTTAGGTGCCAATGCCCAACAACTCATTCGCAACCAATACGACAACCGGAAAATTTGCTCCGCTATTATTGATTTCTGTAAACCATATCTCAACTGATGCTTTCCTTAGCTGCAATAATTTTTTGGGCTACTGTGGGACTCATGTTTCATTCCTATATTCTATATCCACGGCTACTCAGATGGTTGGCGAATGGTAAGGTAGAAAACCAAATAATCTTTGACAGTGGTGATGAACTTTTACCCGACGTCTTTGTCATCTTTTCTGCGTTTAATGAAGAGAAAGTAATCCGGGAGAAATTGGAAAGTATTTTTCTGAGCACTTACCCATCTGAAAAACTTCACGTCTATGTCGGTTCTGATAACTCAACGGACCAAACCAATGAAATAGTTGAAGGATTTACCCATCGTTTTTCTAACCTCACCTTTATTCCTTTCGCCGAGCGAAATGGCAAATCCAACGTCTTGAACAGTTTGGTAAAGATGGTTCAGGATAAAGGAGTAAACCCAGAAAAAGATATTTTTATACTCACCGATGCCAATGTCATCTTTGCGCCTGAAACGATCTATGAACTGTCCAAGCATTTCAAAAACAATTCAATTGCCCAGGTGGGGGCAAACATCCTCAACAAAGGAGTGATAGAAGATGGAATTTCCTTCCAAGAAAAAACCTACATCCAAAACGAAAATAACATCAAATACTACGAAGGCTTAAACTGGGGCTGCATGATTGGCGCCTTTGGCGGCTGCTATGCTTTACGAGCTGGTTCATGGAAAAACATTCCACAAAACCAACTCATGGAAGATTTCTATCTAAGTATGAACGTTTTGCATCAGGGACAGAAAGCCATACACGAAAAGAATGCTCTTTGCTATGAAGATGTATCTAGCGAAGTGGGAGAGGAGTTCAAACGAAAAACCCGCATCCAAGCCGGTAACTTCCAAAACCTGGCTGCCTATTGGAAACTCCTCCTTCGCTTCAATCCTGTAGCCTTTTGCTTCCTCTCACACAAAGTCATCCGCTGGGTAGGCCCACTGCTCATCCTTCTGGCCTACCTTTCCAACATCTTCTTGATAAGTCAAAGCCCATTCTACCTCTTCACCTTTATCCTGCAAAATCTCCTCCTTCAAAGTCCGCTGGTAGATTACTTACTCAAAACAATCGGTATTCATTTAATAGTTTTGCGCTTCGCTTCCTACTTCTATTTGATGAACCTTGCTTTACTGATGGGCTTCATTTTATACATGCGAGGCATCAAAACCAATAGCTGGAATCCCACCAAAAGAAATCTATAATCTACTATGAAAAACAAGACTAAAGCCAAACTAGACACCATCGCCTCCGCCATTTCGGAAATCAAAAAAGGACGACTCATCATTGTCGTGGACGACGAAGACCGCGAAAACGAAGGCGACTTTATAACCGCCGCGCGAAACGTAACGCCCCAAATCATCAACTTCATGGCCACCCACGGGCGCGGACTGATATGTATGCCCATGTCCGAAGAGTTGTGCGATCGCCTCCAACTCGAACTCATGGCCTCCAAAAACTCCTCACACCACGAAACAGCCTTTACTATCTCCGTTGACCTTGTTGGTCATGGATGCACCACCGGCATCTCAGCCCACGACCGCGCCCAAACTGTCCAACATCTCATCAACCTCGATAGTCAACCCGAAGACTTCGCTCGCCCCGGACACATCTTCCCTCTGCAAGCAAAAAAAGGTGGCGTGCTGCGCCGTGCCGGACACACCGAAGCCACCGTTGACCTTGCTCGCCTCGCCGGTTTCGAATCCGCTGGAGTACTGGTCGAAATTATGAACGAAGACGGCTCCATGGCCCGTCTGCCCCAACTGCTCCAAATCGCCAAAAAACACCAAATCAAAATCATCTCCATCAAAGACCTCATCGAATACCGGATGAAACATGAACGCCTTCTCAACGAGAAGTTGAAATTGCCCTCCCTTCCAAATACGGCACCTTTCGTGTTCGCGCCTACTCAGAGCCAAATACCCACGAACCCCACCTCGCCATTTTCAAAGGTACCTGGAAAAAAAACGAACCCGTCCTCGTCCGTGTCCACTCTTCCTGCCTCACTGGCGACATCCTCGGCTCCCTCCGCTGCGACTGTGGCGACCAACTCCACGCCGCCCTCCAAATGATTGACCAAGCCGGCAAAGGTGCCGTCATATATATGCAACAAGAAGGCCGCGGCATCGGCCTACTCAACAAACTCCGCGCCTACCAACTACAAGAAAAAGGCATGGATACCTACGAAGCCAACCTCCACCTCGGTCTGCCCATGGATGCCCGAGACTATGGCGTCGGTGCTCAAATCCTCAACGACCTTGGCATCGCCAAAATGAAACTCATGACCAACAACCCCAAAAAGCGCGTCGGCCTCATCGGCTATGGCCTCGAAATCGTAGATAACGTCCCTCTCGAAATAGCCCCCAACCCTCACAACCGCCGCTACCTCACCACCAAACGCGACAAAGCCGGCCACGACATCCTCAAAAAGAAAAGGGCAAAGAAAAAATAGAACTAGCAACCGCTCCATTCCCTAAAAAAGATTTGGGCGTGCCACATCCAAAGAAATTCTTCGGACATGCTGAAACGCAAGGGGGCAGGCTCATATCTAGCTCATAGAAAGAAGGGAAAAGATAATTTTACTTTAGTATAGGGTAAGACGGGTAGGGGAATCCTTTGAGCATGCCTCCAACTCCATGCTTCGTCCAACTTCTAAAATGGAAACACTCACGTAAATCCTGCTTTTGACTTTAAACCGAATTAAGCAATAGATTATTTTTTCGTTTCAAACATTCAATAGAACTCAATACATAACTAGGCTTCAGCATATTTTGGTTCAAAGGATTCGTAATCCGGGTATAATCATCTCTTAGATAAATGCATTTAGGTCAGCAAACAGGGGTGGTCAACTCCAACCGGAAAAGGGTGGCCAAGCGCTCCAAAATCTCCAGAAGGAAAGTCGGAGGGCGCACCCAAATATTCTTTATATTTTGAGAAAGGCCTTAACTATTTACCTTTTTATGGTCTGCGAGGAATTTTTCGAGGCCAATGTCGGTGAGTGGATGGTTGAAAAGGCCAAGGATGGAGGAGAGGGGGCAAGTGGCGATATCGGCACCCATTTCGGCGCAACGGACGATGTGGAGGAGTTGCGGGTGGGTGGAGGCGGCGAGGACGGTTTGGTAGCCGTAGTTGCGATAGATGTGGGCGATTTGGCCGATGAGTTGAACGCCGTCCCAATTGCCGTCATCAATTCTTCCTATGAAGGGAGAAACCATAGTGGCTCCGGCTTTGGCGGCCAAGATGGCCTGTGCGGCGCTGAATACCAAGGTGCAATTTGTTTTGATACCGTTGTCGGTGAACCATTTGATGGCTTTTACGCCTTCTTTGATCATCGGTACTTTGACGACGATATTGGGGTGGAGGGCGGCGAGCTTTTGCCTTCTTCAATGATGCCTTTGAAGTCGGTAGAGATGACTTCGGCGCTGACCGGGCCGTGGACGATTTCGCAGATGGCGACGTAATGTTTCAAAACGTTTTGTTCGCCTTTGATTCCTTCTTTGGCCATGAGGGAAGGGTTAGTAGTTACTCCGTCGAGGATGCCTAATGATTCGGCTTCTTTAATTTGTTCGATACTGGCGGTGTCTATAAAAATTTCATAAAAGATTTTGTCTTTAGAATTATAAAATGGATGGAATCAGGGAAAAAAATAGGGCAAGTTACTCATATCGCACCGCTACAACCGTCTGCCTTTGCTGCGTTTCCGCCCTGGAGGATTAAACAGGAGCTGATCGTATGAGGCTCGCGCCGCAAAACTAACCGAGTTATTGGTTATTGAAAGCAGAGCGAAAGAAATTTGTATTTCTTTAGTAGTTACTGGTGAAATGTTGGAGAGAATATGGCTTCCATTTCGCACGGAGGCACGGAGAATGAAGGAGTGTATTTCTATCGGCTGTTTACTCCGTGTCTCCGAGCGAAATCGCCCTCCAAAAATAAAGCCCCAAAACGCTATGGCTTTGAGGCTTCGGTCAATTAACGAACCATTATGAAAAAGGTTGGAGGGCGCTACATTTTAAATGCGTAGAGGTAACTCATGGGTTTGTTGGGATAGATGCCTTCTACGAGTACTCTGCCTGATTTGGTTTTTAGAATGTTTACGAAATCGTCCACATTGTTAACGGCTTGGTCATCAATCTGGGTGATGACAAATCCCTTGCGAATGTCGGTAGCTTCGGCCAACTTTCCACTTCGGATGTCAGCAATCTTCACGCCATTGTTGATGCCGAGGCTTCTTTTTTCGCCTTCGCTAAGGTTTTCAATTTTAATGCCTAGGGTATTGAGAATATCTTTTGAATTGTCAACAGTAGCTACGGTGTTGTATTTGTTCTTTAGGGTGATAGTGGTAGTGTAAGTTTTCCCGCCGCGGATATATTCCACTTTAATAGGGTCACCGGGGCGATATTGGGCCACTTGTTCTTGCAGTTCGGGAGAAGAGTTGACCGGAAAGCCGTTTAGTTTGAGGATAACATCTTTGTTCTGCAAACCGGCTTCTTCGGCTGCGGAGCCGCTGTTCACACCATCCACATAGACTCCGTAGGGAGTTTCAAAGCCTAATTTCTTGGCAGTTTCATCATCCATTGTGCGAATGTTGACACCGAGAAAACCGCGTTGTGTCACCCCGAATTCTTTTAAATCAGAGATTACTTTTTTGACAATGTTGGAAGGCACTGCGAAAGAATATCCCGCATAGGAGCCGGTGGGAGAAGCAATGGCGGTGTTGATGCCTACCAGTTCGCCATTTATATTGACCAGAGCGCCACCGCTGTTTCCCGGGTTGACTGCTGCGTCGGTTTGAATAAATGATTCTATAGCTGTATTGGCACCTTGGCTAAATTCGTCGCCATGCAAATTGATGTTCCGGCCTTTGGCGCTTACAATTCCTGCAGTTACGGTAGAAGCCAAGTTAAAGGGATTGCCTACGGCCAGCACCCATTCACCCACCATCACGGAATCAGAGTTGGTAAATTGTATGTAAGGCAGGCTTCCATCATCAATCTTTATTAAAGCCAAATCTGTATCTGCATCTTTGCCTACCAATTTGGCTTTGTAGGTTTTATTATTTTGTAAAACCACTTCAATTTCGTCTGCGTTTTGTATGACGTGGTTATTGGTGACGATATATCCATCCTTTGAAACGATTACACCGGAACCGGTAGATAATTGTGGTTGTGCGTTTCTCGGTTGTTGATATTGGAAAAAGTCCTGCCCGAATAATCCGCCGAAAGGATCGTACTGCTTATAAACCTGCCTTTGTGGTTTTCGTGGTACACTTGATGTGAACGACGCAGGGGGTAGAAGCTGCCGCTGCAAAGCGGAAGTCAACGGGTTGGGTATTTCCACCAACAGGAGGGGAGTAAGCAGCCAACTGCACCGGTGTCTTCTCTACGAAAGCAACCTTTTGTAAATTCCATCCCGAAAAATTAAAGACGGCAACGGCAGCAAAGGCGCTGACAAATGCAACAAGTGCGGTAAAAGCAATTTTCTTCGTATTCATATCATTTCTATTTTTGTATTTAAACTAATAACGTTTGTCCCCACAAATTTATTCTACTTCTGTCTATAAAACGATATGATTACCATTCAGCTTAACCACCTTTAACACGCGAGTTAAATGACCGTTAAATTCTATAAATATCAAGGCACCGGAAATGATTTTATCATGATTGATAATCGGGAAGGGCTATTAGACAGAAACCATCCTGAACTGGTTCGTCTCCTTTGCGACCGGCGTTTTGGCATCGGTGGCGACGGCCTAATCTATTTTCAAAACAAATCGGGATACGATTTTGAGATGGTTTATTTCAATAGCGATGGAAATGAAAGCAGCATGTGTGGTAATGGGGGGCGCTGCCTGATTCGGTTTGTGAAGGATTTAGGCCTTATCTCCTCCCAATGTCGTTTCCTCGCCATAGACGGCGACCACAATGGTGAGATTCTCGCGGATGGAGATGTAGTGCTGCAAATGATGGATGTTCCTACTATTGAATCTTTCCAGAACGATTTTGTACTCAACACCGGCTCTCCTCATTATGTTCGTTTTGTGGAAGATGTTCGGAAATTAAATTTGGTAGAGGAAGCTAGAAAAGTACGCTACTCCCCTCGTTTTGAAAAAGAAGGAATCAACGTAAATTTTGTTACCCGTAGGAGTGACCAGGAAATTTATGTCCGCACTTATGAAAGAGGCGTAGAAGATGAAACACTTTCC from Bacteroidota bacterium carries:
- a CDS encoding glycosyltransferase produces the protein MLSLAAIIFWATVGLMFHSYILYPRLLRWLANGKVENQIIFDSGDELLPDVFVIFSAFNEEKVIREKLESIFLSTYPSEKLHVYVGSDNSTDQTNEIVEGFTHRFSNLTFIPFAERNGKSNVLNSLVKMVQDKGVNPEKDIFILTDANVIFAPETIYELSKHFKNNSIAQVGANILNKGVIEDGISFQEKTYIQNENNIKYYEGLNWGCMIGAFGGCYALRAGSWKNIPQNQLMEDFYLSMNVLHQGQKAIHEKNALCYEDVSSEVGEEFKRKTRIQAGNFQNLAAYWKLLLRFNPVAFCFLSHKVIRWVGPLLILLAYLSNIFLISQSPFYLFTFILQNLLLQSPLVDYLLKTIGIHLIVLRFASYFYLMNLALLMGFILYMRGIKTNSWNPTKRNL
- a CDS encoding glycosyltransferase, yielding MKILQITKKFPHPVKDGEVIGIINLTKGFAAQGHEVTVLSLNTKKHYFPPENLPEDEKSIAKFISVDIDTTLHPLKAFLNLFTSKSYNIERFYSTDFENKIAEVLATNSFDLILLEGIYLMRYIEVIRKNTAARVLLRPQNVEFIIWERLYRTEKHILKRMYLKVLSHRMKQFEISNLNLADIMIPVSENDMKIFLAHGCTVPHTSIPTGYIFDTLPLINSNEENVVAFIGGMDWMPNREGVEWFIQKVWTQVVAEIPDAKFYLAGRNFPDEIRNLKVKGLIIVGEVNDAVQFISSKSISIVPLFAGSGMRVKIIEAMALGRAVISTSVGAESLAFTDGKDILIADDANTFAQAVIKTLSDHQLRMDLGANAQQLIRNQYDNRKICSAIIDFCKPYLN
- the trpS gene encoding tryptophan--tRNA ligase — translated: MRKEITVSGVRPTGKQHLGNYFGAVVNFVKMQEQFDGYFFVADYHSLTTHPKAADLKANVRQIVVEYLACGVDPNKCTLFLQSDVPQIPELYLIFNMLAYLGELERSASFKDKVREQPNNVNAGLLTYPVLMAVDIVIHKADKVPVGKDQQQHLEMTRDFVHRFNHLYGVEYFPEPKAFNFDGALVSVPSLDGEGKMSKSKGENTCIYLSDEPEAIRKKVMRAVTDTGPTQPNSEKPIAVKNLFDLMKLVSSKDAIVDFETKYNNCTIRYGDMKKQVAEDMVLFLSPIRERIKELSQNEKMLNEIIGDGGAKARISAAKTIGEVREIIGIKSF
- a CDS encoding diaminopimelate epimerase; protein product: MTVKFYKYQGTGNDFIMIDNREGLLDRNHPELVRLLCDRRFGIGGDGLIYFQNKSGYDFEMVYFNSDGNESSMCGNGGRCLIRFVKDLGLISSQCRFLAIDGDHNGEILADGDVVLQMMDVPTIESFQNDFVLNTGSPHYVRFVEDVRKLNLVEEARKVRYSPRFEKEGINVNFVTRRSDQEIYVRTYERGVEDETLSCGTGVVASAIAFAVSTIPSLSQIQVETPGGLLSVKLQKAEAGYRNIFLQGPAKKVFEGSVEV
- a CDS encoding deoxynucleoside kinase codes for the protein MAKKLAGSKRPIKHIAIAGNIGSGKTTLAKILSKHFAWIPEFVDVESNPYLNDFYEDMPRWSFNLQVHFLNSRFKQLLEIQKGHETVIQDRTIYEDAMIFAPNLHSLGLMTTRDFENYSQLFRTISSLIKPPDLLIYLRASVPTLVNQIQKRGREYEDNLRLDYLRKLNEYYEKWITSYQSGNLLIIDVDKSNFADEEEAQGEVINKVSAELFGLF
- a CDS encoding Do family serine endopeptidase; translated protein: MQRQLLPPASFTSSVPRKPQRQVYKQYDPFGGLFGQDFFQYQQPRNAQPQLSTGSGVIVSKDGYIVTNNHVIQNADEIEVVLQNNKTYKAKLVGKDADTDLALIKIDDGSLPYIQFTNSDSVMVGEWVLAVGNPFNLASTVTAGIVSAKGRNINLHGDEFSQGANTAIESFIQTDAAVNPGNSGGALVNINGELVGINTAIASPTGSYAGYSFAVPSNIVKKVISDLKEFGVTQRGFLGVNIRTMDDETAKKLGFETPYGVYVDGVNSGSAAEEAGLQNKDVILKLNGFPVNSSPELQEQVAQYRPGDPIKVEYIRGGKTYTTTITLKNKYNTVATVDNSKDILNTLGIKIENLSEGEKRSLGINNGVKIADIRSGKLAEATDIRKGFVITQIDDQAVNNVDDFVNILKTKSGRVLVEGIYPNKPMSYLYAFKM